From one Lolium rigidum isolate FL_2022 chromosome 4, APGP_CSIRO_Lrig_0.1, whole genome shotgun sequence genomic stretch:
- the LOC124646841 gene encoding uncharacterized protein LOC124646841 gives MAGGCKAAIGCVDARVPVRASYVSLYKWPESDAEFVRSVAMARRHHHQPAESPAAPCYSGSMRRSGGAGVEGYGGESPRVVDSYSCRQMYLRSYTFSTKKETVPERTMACLGRSWLMCSAHAMQMHGVACGVVGRSR, from the coding sequence ATGGCGGGCGGGTGCAAGGCGGCGATCGGGTGCGTGGACGCGCGGGTGCCGGTGCGCGCCAGCTACGTCAGCCTCTACAAGTGGCCCGAGTCCGACGCCGAGTTCGTCCGCTCCGTGGCCATGgcgcggcgccaccaccaccagccggCGGAGAGCCCCGCCGCCCCGTGCTACAGCGGCAGCATGCGCCGGTCCGGCGGGGCCGGGGTCGAAGGGTACGGCGGAGAGAGCCCGAGGGTGGTGGACAGCTACTCGTGCCGGCAGATGTACCTCCGCAGCTACACCTTCTCCACGAAGAAGGAGACGGTGCCGGAGCGCACCATGGCGTGCCTCGGCCGCTCGTGGCTGATGTGTAGCGCGCACGCGATGCAGATGCATGGTGTCGCATGTGGTGTGGTTGGGCGCAGTCGATGA